A genome region from Camarhynchus parvulus chromosome 15, STF_HiC, whole genome shotgun sequence includes the following:
- the ASPHD2 gene encoding aspartate beta-hydroxylase domain-containing protein 2: protein MVWVPLSPTSSDRRAPLCAPSTTTMSLEWLMDWSWSLDGLRDFIATGIQSFRDCDATALVAVACLLVLFVWYCYHVGREQPRAYATVNALMQSAEANGVQNGFVYCQSPECVRCSHHDGLNQKLYHNLQEYAKRYSWSGMGRIHKGIREQGRYLNSRPSIQKPEVFFLPDLPTTPYFSRDAQKHDVELLERNFQTILCEFETLYKAFSNCSLPQGWKMNSTPSGEWFTFYLVNQGMCVPRNCRRCPRTYRLLGSLRTCIGNNVFGNACISVLSPGTVIAEHYGPTNIRIRCHLGLKTPSNCELVVGGEPQCWAEGRCLLFDDSFLHTAFHEGAPEEGPRVVFMVDLWHPNVAAAERQALDFIFAPGR from the exons ATGGTGTGGGTGCCCCTGAGCCCCACGAGCAGTGACCGCCGGGCCCCACTGTgtgctcccagcaccaccaccatgtcTTTGGAGTGGCTGATGGACTGGAGCTGGTCCCTGGACGGACTCCGGGATTTCATTGCCACGGGCATCCAGTCTTTCCGTGACTGCGACGCCACGGCCCTGGTGGCCGTTGCCTGCCTGCTGGTCCTCTTCGTGTGGTACTGCTACCACGTGGGGCGGGAGCAACCCCGCGCCTACGCCACGGTGAATGCGCTGATGCAGAGCGCCGAGGCCAACGGGGTGCAGAACGGCTTTGTGTACTGCCAGTCGCCCGAGTGCGTGCGCTGCTCGCACCACGACGGCCTCAACCAGAAACTCTACCACAACCTGCAGGAGTACGCCAAGCGCTACTCCTGGTCCGGCATGGGCAGGATCCACAAGGGCATCCGTGAGCAGGGCCGCTACCTCAACAGCAGGCCCTCCATCCAGAAGCCAGAAGTCTTCTTCCTGCCCGACTTGCCCACCACGCCCTACTTCTCCCGGGACGCTCAAAAGCACGATGTGGAGTTGCTGGAGCGCAACTTCCAGACCATCCTGTGCGAGTTTGAGACCCTGTACAAGGCGTTCTCAAACTGCAGCCTCCCGCAAGGATGGAAAATGAACAGCACGCCCAGCGGGGAGTGGTTCACCTTCTACCTGGTGAACCAGGGCATGTGCGTGCCCAGGAACTGCCGGAGATGCCCACGGACGTACCGCTTGCTCGGGAGCCTCCGTACCTGCATTGGCAACAATGTCTTTGGGAACGCCTGCATCTCTGTGCTGAGCCCGGGCACCGTCATCGCCGAGCACTACGGGCCCACCAACATCCGCATCCGCTGCCACCTCG GTCTGAAGACACCCAGCAACTGTGAACTGGTGGTGGGGGGTgagccccagtgctgggctgagggCCGGTGCCTGCTCTTTGACGACTCCTTCCTGCACACGGCGTTCCACGAAG GTGCCCCGGAGGAAGGTCCCCGTGTGGTGTTCATGGTGGACCTGTGGCACCCCAACGTGGCGGCGGCCGAGCGCCAAGCCCTCGACTTCATCTTCGCGCCGGGACGATGA